One Bacteroidota bacterium genomic window, TTCATTAGCAGCATTAGGTTTAGGTTTCTCATTCCGCTCAATGGGTAATGAAGATGGGTTAATCAGAAGTTTCGGTTTAGATAATAAAGTACTTAACCTCGGTGCTAATGAAAACCCGTATGGCATTTCTGCAAAAGCAAAACAGGCGATACTTGATATGATGAGTGAAGCAAACCGTTATTCATTTAATGTTGCCAGTCTTCAGACATCGAAAAAACAGGTGGCTGATTATTATAGATTAAATGAAGACCAGGTATTGTTTACGGCAGGTTCGGGAGAAGGACTTGCATTGCTGGCCCGTCATTTTAATAAAGGCAATATCGTAACTGCTGATATAACCTTTGGCATTTTACCCAGCACAGCGAAGAAAATCGGCACTAAGGTTATTGAAATTCCATTGACTGCCGGAAAAGTTCATGATCTGCCGGCTATGATGGCCGCTATCAACAAAGAAACACAACTTGTATATATCTGTAATCCTGCTAACCCATCTTCAACAATTGTAAACCATGAATCGTTAAAAAGCTTTTGTGAAGAAGCATCAAAAAAAACTGTTGTATTAATTGATGAAGCCTATAATGAATTCCTTGACAACGGTGATAGCCAATCAATGATCGGGGTAATTGATAAAAACCCAAATGTGCTGGTGATAAAAACATTTTCCAAAATACATGCGATGGCGGGGTTAAGGATCGGTTATATCATTGGCAACGCCTCGTTGATAAGCAAACTACAGCCCGATTATTTTCAAAGCACACAATTCTGCATTAGTAACCTGAGTATGGCTGCAGCAATGGCGAGTCTTACCGATGAAGATCACAAAATGATAAGTCGCAAAAAAAATGAAGCTGCACGGAGTTATGCATGGAATGAAATAAAAAAAATGGGGATTGATCCCATTCCTTCTTCTACCAATTTTATTTTTTACCCTGTAAAAAAATATACAGGCAACTATGCAGAGGACATTTTTGATAAACATAAGATCTTACTCCGATCAAATAAATACAGTGACGGGCAATGGGCAAGAGTAAGTGTTGGCACTATGGAAGAGATGGAAATTTTCTGTTCAACATTGAAATCATTCGCTGGTTAGTCCCGCTTTCAGCAGGACTCAAACTTTTTTACATCCCCGGAAACCAGGGTCGGCCTATATTCTCCCTGAATGGCCAGGGTATTGAAATAAGGATGACTAGCAATGCCAGCCCATAAAACACCAATGATCTTTTATGTTTTGTGCCATCGGGTAAATTTTTCTTTGCATAAGAGTAACCAATATGTACCAGGATAATTGCGATCAACATTCCGATCGTATGTTCTACTGCCCAGAATCTTGAAGCTCTGTCTTTCATAACTGCACTCATACCGGCGTTTTGGATCATTTTCAAACCAAGAGGCCCGGTGATCCATTGATAGATCCCAATCAGTAATGTGATATCGCAGGATATCATCAGGAACAGTCCAATTTTTTTATCCGTATTAGTAAAAGGTCTTCCTTTTGCTAGGAGATGGCGATAAAAAGCCACAAACAATAGAATTAAGATTATCCAACGCAGCAGGTTGTGAGTGTGCAGCAGTCCGTTGTACATGGCAAAAATTTAGAATGTAAAATAAAGAATATAAAATGTAAAAGTCGCGGCAAATTTACATTTTGAGTTCTACATTCTGTATTTAGAGTTTCTTACTCAACCCAATCTGCGATAAACACATTGGTATCTCTTGTACCACCATTACTCCTGTTGCTACAGAAGATTATTTTTTTACCATCAGGCGAGAACATTGGAAAAGCATCAAACCCTTTATCACGGCTGATCTTTGTAAGATTACTTCCATCTTCATTAATAGTATATAAATTGAATGGAAACCCTCTTTTATATTCATGATTGCTGGCAAAAATGATCCTTTTATTATCAGGCATATAAGCAGGAGCCCAATTGGCCTGGCCAAAAGCAGTTACTTGCTTTATGTTGTTGCCATCCACATCAGAAATATAAACTTCCATGTTTGTAGGTGCTACCAAATTTTCGGCAAGTAATTCTTTATACTCTTTTATCTCTGCTTCTGTCTTAGGCCGGCTTGCCCGCCAGATCAGTTTTTTTCCATCTGGGCTAAACCATGCTCCTCCATCATAACCCAGCATATTAGTGATCCTTTTTTCTTTACCCGTTTTTAAATCCATTAGATAAAGATCAATATCGCCATCCTTATCACTCGTATAAAGCATTTTTTTTCCATCGGGACTCAATGTTGCTTCTGCATCATAGCCTTTGGCCTTTGTCAATTGCTTTACAACTTTACCATTCAGGTCAGCCATAAAAATATCATAGCTATCATACAATGGCCAGATATATTTATTACCGTATTTTTTTCTGTCAGGAACCGGCGGGCAGGTATCCGCACCGAGATGAGTAGATGCATAAATAATATGCTTGCCATCTTTCATAAAAGCACCGCAGGTAGTTCTTCCTTTGCCAGAGCTCACGGGCTTGTAAGTAAATTTTTCTCCCAGCTTTGGCACTTTACCAATAAACATCTGGTCACATAGAATTCCATCTTTAGGATTGGTACGTTGAAAAATTATCCATTTACCATCAAAACTGAAATAAGCTTCCGCATTATCACCACCAAAAGTCAGTTGTTGAATATTTTTAAAATGCTTTTCGTCAGGATAGTGAAGAGTGTCTTCGGGGAGTGATGTCCCGATAGTTATTGGGATGCTAATGGTGAGTGGCGCATCAACTTTGAAGGATGTTAATCCTGTTACCACTAAAGAAACAATTACAAGTACCAATAAAATTTTCCGCATAGAATTCCGTTTTAGAACGGCGACAAAGTTATAGGTATTCATTATTGCTTTTGTCAGCAAATTGTCATGCAAACAATCCTCAAATCAGTTAGTTTTGAAGCCATGAAAAATCTGGTTTCTCCAATTCTCATAGTACTTATAATAACTGCTGGTTGCGGCAATAACGAGGAAAACTCTCCTTACAGTAATATTTACAATTCACCCGGGCTGAAAACCATTAGTGACAGCATCAGGAAGTTTCCAGGTAATGATGCTTTATATTATCGTAGAGCCAACCAGATACTTGCGATGAATTATAATTTTACAGATGCTGCTATATATGATCTGAAAAAAGCCTGGGGACTGAAACAATCGGAGGATTATGCAATTGACCTTGGTTATTTACTCCAAAAAAGGAATGCAGACTCTGCAGTTATTTTTCTTATGGATGCCAAAAAGAAATTTCCTGGCAATCCAGAACTCGGTTTTTGCTTAGCCGAAGCGTATATAAAAACTAAAAAAACTGAACAGGCATTGGCTGAAGTCGATGGTATTATTGCTAAAGACCCTGCTAATAGGTATTTACTCGAAAGAAAAGTATCCGTATTAATGCAGCTGGATAAAAAAGCTGAAGCCATTGCAATACTCGAAAGACTTTTTGATGCAGGTAATAAATATGTTGGCTCAGACCTTGCCTTTTTACTGGCCGAAGCAAAGAACCCTAAGGTGCTGGTAATAGCTGATGATATGATAAGATCAGATTCGGCACAGGAACATGCCGAGCCCTACTATTTTAAGGGCATCTACTATTCTAACATCGGTGACAAAGCAAAGGCAATGGAATTATTCAACCGTGCTATCCAGAATGATAAATTTTTTATTGACGCATGGATAGAAAAAGGTAAAACACAATTTGAACTGAAACAAATTGCAAATGCCAAAACCACTTTTGATAAGATCATTGAAATATCACCTGAAACAGCAGACGCTTTTTACTGGCGTGGAAAATGCAATGAAGAAATGGGAGATAAAGAAAAAGCGAAGATCGATTACTCCTTAGCTTATGCATTAGATAAAACTTTGACCGAAGCCAAAGAAGCGGGAATAAGAATAAGTAAACAGTAATTGAAGATAGCTTTGTATCTTGCAGCGCAAATTCCACGAAATGCCAATCATCGCACCCTCTCTCCTTTCTGCCAATTTTATCAATCTTGAAGCCGATTGCAAAATGCTGAATGAAAGCCAGGCCGACTGGTTTCATCTTGATGTGATGGATGGCCGCTTTGTTCCCAATATTACTTTCGGGCCCATGATCATTGAGTTTATAAGAAAGACGACAAAAAAAGTTTGCGATGTTCACCTGATGATTGTAGAACCGGAAAAATATGCTGAGCAATTTAAAAATGCCGGGGCTGATATTCTTACTGTTCATATTGAAGCATGTACTCATTTACATAGAAATATTCAACAGATAAAATCGTTAGGGATGAAAGCCGGCGTGGCACTAAACCCACATACTCCCGTTAGCAAATTAACAGAAGTACTTCACGAAATCGATTTGGTTTGCCTGATGAGTGTGAACCCGGGTTTTGGCGGACAAAAATTTATTCAGCAAACACTGGAAAAAATAAAACAGCTCCGCAAAATGTGTAACGATAAAGGATTGAAAACACATATTGAGATTGATGGCGGCGTTACGCTGGATAATGCAAAAGAAATTCTGAATGCCGGTGCCGATGTGTTGGTGGCAGGCAATACTGTTTTTAAATCTCCTGACCCAGCTGCAACAATAGCACAACTGAAAAAAATGTAACAGTCATGGCAAAAGATCTTTTTAGTAAGCAATCTGATCTTTATGCCCGCTACCGGCCTCATTATCCAAAAGAACTTTTCGATTATATTGTTTCATTTGTAAAGAACCGGGATATAGCATGGGACTGCGCTACCGGTAACGGGCAGGCCGCATCTGTACTTGCTGATTATTTTGACCAGGTAATTGCAACGGACATCAGTGTTGCACAAATTGAAAAAGCTATTCAAAAAAATAATATTACATATTCTGTTTGCCCGGCCGAATCAACAACATTTGCAGATAATACATTTGATCTCGTGACAGTAGCGCAGGCTTATCACTGGATCAAATGGGCAGATTTCAGAAAAGAAGTTATCCGTGTTTGCAAACCCGGTGCAATCATTGCTGTTTGGATGTATTATAATCATAACACACATGACGAAAAAGTGACTGCAGCTGTGAGAAATTTTCATGCAACTGTAACCCAGCCTTATTGGGATCATGAAAGAAAATATGTGGAAGAGAAATATGAAACCGTTGAATTTGACTATCCTTTATTGCCCGTAAAAAATTTTGAATCGGTTACTCAATGGCGCCTTGATGATCTCATCGGTTATGTCAACAGTTGGAGTGCTATTCAGAAATTCATTAAAACAAATGGTTATTCACCTGTTCCGCAATTGCAAGAAGAGCTGACTAAACTGTGGCCAGCAGGTGAAATTAAAAGAGTGACGTTTCCTATTTACCTGAAACTGGGCCGCATCAGCAAGCCGGGTATGTAATTCCGTTTTTATTGAGTAATATTGTTCTTAAATCCGAAACTTAGGAATGAACCTTACCAAGTATCTGCTAACCATTCTTCTTATTTTTTTTACTGGCATCGCTTTCTCCCAAAAACAACCTGCATATGTATCCGGTAAAGTTGTGGATGAAAATGAAAACCCGGTTTCCAATGTAAACATTACTATTCTCGGCAAGCTAACTGTAGTAGTTACCAACGATTCAGGTTATTTCAAAATAAAAGTTCCGGCTGATAAAGCTTTTGCATTAGTCTTTACTTATTCTGGCAAAAAAACAGAACAGCGTAATTTTTTGCTGAATGAAAATGAACAGGAAACAATAACTGTAAGACTTGAACCCGGCGCTAAGGCACTCGACGAAGTTATCATCAAAGATAACCGCGACAGAACTGAAGCCGGATTGATTCGTCCTAATCCGAAATCGGTATTGAATCTTCCTGCTCCAGTTATAGGCGTTGAAAGCCTTATAAAAATATTTGTCGGCAGTAATAATGAATTGACATCCCAGTATTCCGTTCGTGGTGGTAGTTATGATGAAAATTTAATTTATGTAAACGATTTTGAAATTTTTCGTCCTTATTTGGTCAGGAGTGGTCAGCAGGAAGGATTAAGTTTTATTAATCCTGAAATGGTCCGCAATATCAATTTCTACAATGGAGGTTTCCAGGCAAAGTATGGTGATAAAATGAGCAGTGTTCTGGATATCCAATACAAGAAACCAAAACGTTTTGGCGGTAGCGCTTATATAAGCATATTGGAACAAGGGCTACAATTTGAAGGAAGCTCATCAAATGACCGGTTCAGTTATTTAATTGGTGTACGTAACCGAAGTAATAAAAATTTATTAAGTCGCCAGGATACAAAAGGAAACTATGTTCCATCATCCGCCGATCTGCAGGCATTACTGAATTATAAACTCAGCCCTAAGTGGACCGCAGAGTTTTTAGGCAATATTTCCAAAACAAAATTTACACTTACCCCTGAATTCAGCCAGCTTACTTCATCAGTGTTCTCTCCTTTTTATAGCGCTACACTTGGAGTTGATATTTATTTCCAGGGAAGAGAGAAAGATGAATACGTAACCAATATGATGGGGCTCTCACTCATCAACCAGGTAAACAAAAAATTACGATTGAAATGGATGGCTTCTTATTTCAGTAATGATGAAAAAGAAAATATTGATATCACCGGGGCTTATCTTTTCGGCGACCGTGATTTTGATAAACGTAGTGCTACTTATGGTTTAATTGTAAATCCGCTAGGTGTAGGATTATATCAAAACTGGACCCGCAATACATTGAATATTAAAAACTGGAATTTCGGACATAAAGGAAATCTTGATAAAGGAAAACATAGCTTTCAATGGGGGCTTTCATTTGACAAAACTGCAATTCAGGATAAACTTGATGAATGGGAATACCAGGATAGTGCCGGTTATTCTTTGCCTTTTAATCCAAATCTTTTGCAGCTTAATAAAGTTTTAAAATCAAAAGCTGATCTTGATATTAATAAATACTCCGGTTACCTGCAGGATAATATTGCTTTTGGTGATTCTGCCAATGCTTATACGTTGTCGACCGGTGTTCGCTTAAATTATAATTCACTGAATGGCGAATTCCTGGTTTCTCCCCGTATTGGTTTTAGCTGGAAGCCCGACTGGAAAAAAGACATCGTCTTCCGAACGGCTGTGGGTGCTTATCATCAACCGCCGTTTTATCGTGAAATGAGGCGATATGATGGTACTATAAACACTGATTTAAAAGCACAGAAAAGTTACCAGGTCGTGGCTGGCTTTGATTATAATTTTAAAGGATGGGGGCGTGCCCTTCGCTGGACAACGGAAGCTTATTACAAACATATGTGGGATGTAGTACCTTATGATGTAGACAATGTAAGGCTCCGTTATTTTGGTGAGAACAATGCAAAGGCATATGCAGCCGGAATAGAAATGCGGCTGTTTGGCGAATTGGTGAAAGACGCCGAAAGCTGGATAAGCATTGGTTTTATGAAAACACAGGAAGATATTGATGGTGATTATTATACCAAGTATACACTTGATTCCAACTATGTTCCGGTTGACAGCGCTGTAGTTCAGAATGGTTATTTGCGCAGACCAACTGATAGAAGAATAACTTTTGGCATGTACTTCCAGGATTACCTCGCTACCAATAAGAACTTTAAGATGTACCTGAACTTAATATATGGATCAAACCTCCCATATAATATTCCGGGTCTGGTGCGGTATAGAAATGCATTGGTGATCGATCCTTATATCCGTGTTGATATTGGTTTCAGTGCACTATTGCTCGACAGTGATAAAAGTACCCGTCGTAGTCACTCCCCTTTCCGTGGTTTTGATAATATTTGGGCCAGTCTTGAATTGTTCAACATGATAGATCGGGCTAATACAATTTCTTACCTACTGGTAAAAGATTTTACTAATACTGTATATGCGATGCCGAATCGTTTAACGCCGCGGTTAGTGAATTTTAAGATCGTGGCGAGATGGTAATTATTTCTTTAACCAAAATTCATCCTTCCAATCAGAGCCGCACAGGGGATGTTCTTCCAACTCTTTATAAATTTCCTCCAGTTGTTCTTTATTCAGATTCACTTCCACCCATCCAAACAACTCTCTTTCTTCAAAGCGGATATGTTTGTAAATAACATCAGCGAGACTTGTAAAAGTCTCTATCGATGCATCATCGCCCAAACTCAGGATCAATTCACGTATCAAAGAATGTTCTTCCTGCATTTGTTTCAATAAAGGATTATCTGTTGGAATAAATTTTGACAATACATGCTCTTCCTGGTAAAAATGTGGTTTGATATGTTGTTGCCAGTAAAAAATAGTAAAATCTTTCAATCGTGCAGGAGCAATATTATTACTTAAGCCCTGGCGCAATTTCCATACAAACAGTAACCCATCATGATGTTCACGACTGAGGGGGGATAATTCATTGCTTCTTACAATTGGCTGATTCGTTTCCATGATCCAAAATTAGAAAATGATATTGATGGGAAGATGATAAAAAACAATCTCATGGATGATTTAACTCAAGCAGCCGGGCAGAACAGATTTTTACATCCACCGGTTTCGACTTTTATCCCAACTGGCGAAACCTATTTTAAACTGTACCGGGCTATTATATTTATTTGCCGCAGAGCCAATAATATAAACACCTATTTTGAATTTATAAGTCGGATTAAACGGCCATTTAAAAACTCTTTCAACTCCGGCAAACATTTCGAAATAGCGCAGATCTCTTTCTGGTGCCACCAAAAATCCGGCACCTGCAATTTCCCTCAATTGTAATTTTTTAAACAAGGGTACTTTATTCAAAAAAGCACCATTGAATTCATGTACATAATGCCCCTGGTAAAACCGGTTGAAAACAGGAAAGGTTGAATCCAGTGACTGGAATGCTTCATGAGGATTCATAAAGAATATCGGGTCGTCACGCCGCTGAAATTTATAATCAACAAGCTCCAGGCCTTTCGTATTTAAAAAATCCCCGGTGATCACTTTATATTTTGATACACCTGTTGTGCCCAGTTTCAGTTCCTGCTCTATTCCAAATTCGAGGTAATCAAAATCAGTTGTACTGTTAAACAAAACCGGGATTCCCTTTTTCCATTCTACATAAAAGGTCGGCCATTTAGAGCCTAAAATAATTTTCTCTTTGGGCTCACGGATATATTTCTGCCCCGGAGTGAACGCAAGCCTGATACGTGTATTCACCGTGTTATAAGGTTCAAAAGGAATAGCCTGGTTAGTTCCCAGCCATTGACCAAACGCACTATCTACTTTTGAATTTGTTTTATAGTGACTCACCGATTCCCGGAACGCCAGATCCAGATCAGTATATAAAAACAATCCGTTCTTTATTTCCAAACCATGACCCAGACTAATTGCGTTATTCAGGTAAAAATTAGTTCGTTTGATCATGTTGATCCATGCATCACCGCTGAAGATGTATTCAAAATCCCGGCCAAGCATTACCCGGTAAAAGCCACGGTTAAAAGGATTATACATCCTGGTTACGGATACCTTTCCGTTGATGTCGTGATTGCGAAAACCATAACTGAGATTGGTGTAGATGCCAATATTCTTTCTTGATTTATATGTTTTGTTGTACCATACATTGGCGGATAGCCTTGCACCACCAAACTGGATAAATTGTACCAGCGATGCGGCAGCAGGTAGCACCAATGTTCTTTCTTTTTCACGGTTATAAAATGTTATCCCGGTGAATGCAACTTTCTTCCAGGTAATTTTATTAATAGCCCTGTCAATTGAATCGAGGTAAGCTTTGGTATGTGTGGCCCTATAGAGACTATCCTTATATTGGATAAATCGTACTTCTTTTTCACTCAGCGGTTCTGTTCTTACTTTCTGCCAGAAACTACTGTCACGTTCATATGCTTGCTGCGTAGTGCTGCTTAGTTCAACACCAAAATATTTTGGAGGAAAAGTTTTGTTCAATTCAAAATCAGAATAATTTGCTATTGTTTGCCCTGATAATTTTCCTCTTCCTGTTTTTGAATAATAAGTAAACTGCTGGCGGGTGATCATCCATGCTTTGTTATCAACAAAACTGTATTGCTGGTCTATTTCAAAAAAATCATATTCGGGTAAATGATAAGCAGGTAATTTATAGTGGGCACTCAATACCACCCATGCACTGTCCATCACTACTACTTCACCTTCTACTGTTACATTGCTTAGTTGCCGGGGTTTAATGCTGATGGTATAAATCTTATTCTTTCCCTGGAGCCTTGTATTGACAATTTTATACCGGTAAGCAGCCAACCCGCCATAACTCACAGGTGATAAAAAAGGAACCTGCGACAAAACTCTTGACCGCAACAGGTTATTGTAAATATTAAAATCTCCCTCCGTAGTTGAAAGAAAGAAAAGGCTTTCTGGTCTTCCTCTTTTTACAACACCACTCCGTTCCTCTTTAATTTTTGTATCCGACCCCTTATCTACCCGTAACGAAACTTCGGCCATTGACATATAGGCCAGGTCACCAACATCGTTTTTCTTTTCAACAGAATCCGACTTCTTCTTTTTTATTTTTCGGATGGATGAATCAATTTGAGTGGCTTTTATATACGCATTATAACTGTATGTGCCCGACGCCGCCATAACTTGTTCCTTATTGCGGATCACATTCCTGATCATCTCTTCTCCGCGGTCTTTTATTTTTCCCCTGACAATTACTTCCGACAAATCTTTTCCATCATCGCTTTCCAAAATTATATTTTGAACATAGTTCCCTGTCACAACAAGAGTAATGATCTGTGCTTTATACCCGATACTGCTAAAGATCAGGTCATATTTTCCTTCTTCGAGTTTCAATTCATATTTCCCATCTTCATGGGAAACAGTGCCCCCGGGCATATCCTTAATTTTTACAGATACTAATGGCAGCGGTTCAAGTTTGTTGTTAGTGATTATTCCTGAAACAGTAAAATACTGGCCATGCAGAATTTGAGAAAACAATAAAAGAAGAAATAGGAAGCAGTTGCGGGGCATAGTCAGGTTTCCATGTAAAAATGCGATCATTCCCTAAACGATGATAACCTAAAATTATTTTTGGTAAGGCTTTAACAAATAAATTATTTCCATCTATTCTTAAACCTATCCCAGGTGGTTATCCCGATCTTTACCTTAACGGGGTTGTTGAATTTATTAGCGGCAGAGAAAGCGACATAAACTCCCAGCTTTAATCTTGTAAGTGGGTTAACGGGCCATTTAAAAACTCTTTCCAGCCCTGCAAAAACTTCAAAATAGCGCAGGTCTTTTTCTTTTGCCAGTAAAATGCCGCCACCTGCTACTTCTTCAAGCTTAAGTTGTTTAAGAAAAGGTATTTTACTTATCAAGGAGCCATGAAAATTATGAACAAGATTTCCCTGGTAATATCTTTCAAATACCGGGAAGGTTGAATCTAACAACTGAAAACCTTTTTGCGGATCACTGAAAAAGAAAGGATCGCCCCGACGCATATAGCGGTAATCAACTTCTCTCAGGTCAGTGGTATTAAAAAAATCGCCTGTCTTAATATTATAATTCAATTCTCCGAACACACCCAACTTAGCCTGTTGAATAATACCGAATTCCAGGTAATCAAAATCTACGTCGCTTTTGAATAGGTCGTGTATCCCTTTTCTCCAGGTCGCATAAAATGTAGGCCACTTAGTATAGAGAAGAATTTTCTCTTTTGGCTCACGGATATATTTCACCCGGGGTGTATAGAAAAATTTGACCTGTGCGTATACAGCATTATAAGATTCAAATGGAATGGGTTGATTATCGGTAAGTATGTCACCAAAAACATCATCGACGTTTTCATTAACCTTGTAATCGCTTACCGAACGACGAAAAGCGATTTCAAAATCATTGATCATAATAAAGCCATTAAA contains:
- a CDS encoding aminotransferase class I/II-fold pyridoxal phosphate-dependent enzyme yields the protein MPDNSSRRQWLKQTSLAALGLGFSFRSMGNEDGLIRSFGLDNKVLNLGANENPYGISAKAKQAILDMMSEANRYSFNVASLQTSKKQVADYYRLNEDQVLFTAGSGEGLALLARHFNKGNIVTADITFGILPSTAKKIGTKVIEIPLTAGKVHDLPAMMAAINKETQLVYICNPANPSSTIVNHESLKSFCEEASKKTVVLIDEAYNEFLDNGDSQSMIGVIDKNPNVLVIKTFSKIHAMAGLRIGYIIGNASLISKLQPDYFQSTQFCISNLSMAAAMASLTDEDHKMISRKKNEAARSYAWNEIKKMGIDPIPSSTNFIFYPVKKYTGNYAEDIFDKHKILLRSNKYSDGQWARVSVGTMEEMEIFCSTLKSFAG
- a CDS encoding TonB-dependent receptor yields the protein MNLTKYLLTILLIFFTGIAFSQKQPAYVSGKVVDENENPVSNVNITILGKLTVVVTNDSGYFKIKVPADKAFALVFTYSGKKTEQRNFLLNENEQETITVRLEPGAKALDEVIIKDNRDRTEAGLIRPNPKSVLNLPAPVIGVESLIKIFVGSNNELTSQYSVRGGSYDENLIYVNDFEIFRPYLVRSGQQEGLSFINPEMVRNINFYNGGFQAKYGDKMSSVLDIQYKKPKRFGGSAYISILEQGLQFEGSSSNDRFSYLIGVRNRSNKNLLSRQDTKGNYVPSSADLQALLNYKLSPKWTAEFLGNISKTKFTLTPEFSQLTSSVFSPFYSATLGVDIYFQGREKDEYVTNMMGLSLINQVNKKLRLKWMASYFSNDEKENIDITGAYLFGDRDFDKRSATYGLIVNPLGVGLYQNWTRNTLNIKNWNFGHKGNLDKGKHSFQWGLSFDKTAIQDKLDEWEYQDSAGYSLPFNPNLLQLNKVLKSKADLDINKYSGYLQDNIAFGDSANAYTLSTGVRLNYNSLNGEFLVSPRIGFSWKPDWKKDIVFRTAVGAYHQPPFYREMRRYDGTINTDLKAQKSYQVVAGFDYNFKGWGRALRWTTEAYYKHMWDVVPYDVDNVRLRYFGENNAKAYAAGIEMRLFGELVKDAESWISIGFMKTQEDIDGDYYTKYTLDSNYVPVDSAVVQNGYLRRPTDRRITFGMYFQDYLATNKNFKMYLNLIYGSNLPYNIPGLVRYRNALVIDPYIRVDIGFSALLLDSDKSTRRSHSPFRGFDNIWASLELFNMIDRANTISYLLVKDFTNTVYAMPNRLTPRLVNFKIVARW
- a CDS encoding class I SAM-dependent methyltransferase — translated: MAKDLFSKQSDLYARYRPHYPKELFDYIVSFVKNRDIAWDCATGNGQAASVLADYFDQVIATDISVAQIEKAIQKNNITYSVCPAESTTFADNTFDLVTVAQAYHWIKWADFRKEVIRVCKPGAIIAVWMYYNHNTHDEKVTAAVRNFHATVTQPYWDHERKYVEEKYETVEFDYPLLPVKNFESVTQWRLDDLIGYVNSWSAIQKFIKTNGYSPVPQLQEELTKLWPAGEIKRVTFPIYLKLGRISKPGM
- a CDS encoding ribulose-phosphate 3-epimerase, with amino-acid sequence MPIIAPSLLSANFINLEADCKMLNESQADWFHLDVMDGRFVPNITFGPMIIEFIRKTTKKVCDVHLMIVEPEKYAEQFKNAGADILTVHIEACTHLHRNIQQIKSLGMKAGVALNPHTPVSKLTEVLHEIDLVCLMSVNPGFGGQKFIQQTLEKIKQLRKMCNDKGLKTHIEIDGGVTLDNAKEILNAGADVLVAGNTVFKSPDPAATIAQLKKM
- a CDS encoding tetratricopeptide repeat protein — encoded protein: MQTILKSVSFEAMKNLVSPILIVLIITAGCGNNEENSPYSNIYNSPGLKTISDSIRKFPGNDALYYRRANQILAMNYNFTDAAIYDLKKAWGLKQSEDYAIDLGYLLQKRNADSAVIFLMDAKKKFPGNPELGFCLAEAYIKTKKTEQALAEVDGIIAKDPANRYLLERKVSVLMQLDKKAEAIAILERLFDAGNKYVGSDLAFLLAEAKNPKVLVIADDMIRSDSAQEHAEPYYFKGIYYSNIGDKAKAMELFNRAIQNDKFFIDAWIEKGKTQFELKQIANAKTTFDKIIEISPETADAFYWRGKCNEEMGDKEKAKIDYSLAYALDKTLTEAKEAGIRISKQ
- a CDS encoding carboxypeptidase-like regulatory domain-containing protein is translated as MPRNCFLFLLLLFSQILHGQYFTVSGIITNNKLEPLPLVSVKIKDMPGGTVSHEDGKYELKLEEGKYDLIFSSIGYKAQIITLVVTGNYVQNIILESDDGKDLSEVIVRGKIKDRGEEMIRNVIRNKEQVMAASGTYSYNAYIKATQIDSSIRKIKKKKSDSVEKKNDVGDLAYMSMAEVSLRVDKGSDTKIKEERSGVVKRGRPESLFFLSTTEGDFNIYNNLLRSRVLSQVPFLSPVSYGGLAAYRYKIVNTRLQGKNKIYTISIKPRQLSNVTVEGEVVVMDSAWVVLSAHYKLPAYHLPEYDFFEIDQQYSFVDNKAWMITRQQFTYYSKTGRGKLSGQTIANYSDFELNKTFPPKYFGVELSSTTQQAYERDSSFWQKVRTEPLSEKEVRFIQYKDSLYRATHTKAYLDSIDRAINKITWKKVAFTGITFYNREKERTLVLPAAASLVQFIQFGGARLSANVWYNKTYKSRKNIGIYTNLSYGFRNHDINGKVSVTRMYNPFNRGFYRVMLGRDFEYIFSGDAWINMIKRTNFYLNNAISLGHGLEIKNGLFLYTDLDLAFRESVSHYKTNSKVDSAFGQWLGTNQAIPFEPYNTVNTRIRLAFTPGQKYIREPKEKIILGSKWPTFYVEWKKGIPVLFNSTTDFDYLEFGIEQELKLGTTGVSKYKVITGDFLNTKGLELVDYKFQRRDDPIFFMNPHEAFQSLDSTFPVFNRFYQGHYVHEFNGAFLNKVPLFKKLQLREIAGAGFLVAPERDLRYFEMFAGVERVFKWPFNPTYKFKIGVYIIGSAANKYNSPVQFKIGFASWDKSRNRWM
- a CDS encoding hemerythrin domain-containing protein, producing the protein METNQPIVRSNELSPLSREHHDGLLFVWKLRQGLSNNIAPARLKDFTIFYWQQHIKPHFYQEEHVLSKFIPTDNPLLKQMQEEHSLIRELILSLGDDASIETFTSLADVIYKHIRFEERELFGWVEVNLNKEQLEEIYKELEEHPLCGSDWKDEFWLKK